Proteins encoded in a region of the Methylobacterium radiotolerans JCM 2831 genome:
- a CDS encoding Lrp/AsnC family transcriptional regulator produces the protein MDAIDLKILALLQTDATLSIAAIGERVGLSQTPCWKRIQKLEADGVIDRRVAVLDPVKLGLGLTVFVSIETADHSQEWLQRFAATVSAMPEVLEFYRMAGDVDYMLRVVVADMQAYDSFYKHLIAVLPLKNVTSRFAMEKVKSTTALPLPAPPKNGRHLPGTAPVLAVVGE, from the coding sequence TTGGACGCGATCGATCTGAAGATTCTCGCCCTGCTGCAGACGGACGCCACGCTGTCCATCGCGGCGATCGGCGAGCGCGTGGGCCTGTCGCAGACCCCGTGCTGGAAGCGCATCCAGAAGCTGGAGGCCGACGGGGTCATCGACCGCCGGGTCGCGGTGCTCGACCCGGTGAAGCTCGGCCTCGGGCTGACCGTGTTCGTGTCCATCGAGACGGCCGACCATTCCCAGGAGTGGCTGCAGCGCTTCGCCGCAACCGTTTCGGCCATGCCGGAGGTGCTCGAGTTCTACCGGATGGCCGGCGACGTGGACTACATGCTGCGGGTCGTCGTCGCCGACATGCAGGCCTATGACAGCTTCTACAAGCACCTCATCGCGGTGCTGCCGCTCAAGAACGTCACTTCCCGCTTCGCCATGGAGAAGGTGAAGTCCACCACGGCGCTGCCGCTGCCGGCGCCGCCCAAGAACGGGCGGCACCTGCCGGGGACGGCCCCGGTGCTGGCCGTGGTGGGAGAATGA
- the cysN gene encoding sulfate adenylyltransferase subunit CysN codes for MTVHQAPTAFADRAAGYAAFLTAHRNKAVLRFIACGSVDDGKSTLIGRLLHDTKQIFDDQISALQRDSRKHGTQGAEVDLALLVDGLQAEREQGITIDVAYRFFSTDRRSFIVADTPGHEQYTRNMATGASTADVAVILVDARQGLTRQTRRHALLVSNLGIRRVVLAVNKMDLAGWAQGTFDGIVSGFSDFARGLNFAEVKAIPLSAKNGDNVVDAGVAAPWYTGGTLLHYLETVPVHAEALNAPFRMAVQWVNRPNSEFRGYSGRIASGRVRPGDSVTVQPSGRTSTVARIYTADGDLPEAGEDESVTLVLADQIDASRGQVIVATGAPMRVTETLDARLFWAAETDLAPGASLFAKIGTATVTATVERIVSRIDPETGKPGPAERLSANDIADVALRLDRPVAVDAYAENRETGSLILIDRETTDTAALGLVLAPKAEAAQAATPGAATGAATGAKPAEGAGILARLGRLFGR; via the coding sequence ATGACGGTGCACCAGGCTCCCACGGCCTTCGCCGACCGCGCCGCCGGCTACGCGGCCTTCCTCACCGCCCACCGCAACAAGGCGGTGCTGCGCTTCATCGCCTGCGGCTCGGTGGATGACGGCAAGTCGACCCTGATCGGGCGGCTCCTGCACGACACCAAGCAGATCTTCGACGACCAGATCTCGGCGCTCCAGCGGGATTCCCGCAAGCACGGGACGCAGGGCGCGGAGGTGGACCTCGCGCTGCTGGTGGACGGCCTCCAGGCCGAGCGCGAGCAGGGCATCACCATCGACGTCGCCTACCGGTTCTTCTCCACCGACAGGCGCTCCTTCATCGTGGCCGACACGCCCGGCCACGAGCAGTACACCCGCAACATGGCCACCGGCGCCTCGACGGCCGACGTGGCGGTGATCCTGGTGGACGCCCGCCAGGGCCTGACCCGCCAGACGCGGCGCCACGCGCTGCTGGTCTCCAATCTCGGGATCCGCCGGGTCGTGCTGGCGGTGAACAAGATGGACCTCGCCGGCTGGGCGCAGGGCACCTTCGACGGCATCGTGTCGGGGTTCTCGGACTTCGCCCGCGGGCTGAACTTCGCCGAGGTCAAGGCGATCCCGCTCTCGGCCAAGAACGGCGACAACGTCGTGGACGCGGGCGTCGCGGCGCCCTGGTACACGGGCGGCACCCTGCTCCACTACCTCGAGACCGTGCCGGTCCACGCGGAGGCGCTCAACGCGCCGTTCCGGATGGCGGTGCAGTGGGTCAACCGGCCCAATTCCGAGTTCCGCGGCTACAGCGGCCGGATCGCCAGCGGCCGGGTGCGCCCGGGCGATAGTGTGACGGTGCAGCCCTCCGGCCGGACCTCCACGGTGGCGCGGATCTACACCGCCGACGGCGACCTGCCCGAGGCCGGCGAGGACGAGTCGGTGACCCTGGTGCTCGCCGATCAGATCGACGCCTCGCGCGGGCAGGTGATCGTGGCGACGGGCGCGCCGATGCGGGTCACCGAGACCCTCGACGCGCGCCTGTTCTGGGCGGCCGAGACCGATCTGGCGCCGGGCGCCAGCCTGTTCGCCAAGATCGGCACCGCCACGGTCACCGCGACCGTGGAGCGGATCGTCTCGCGCATCGACCCCGAGACCGGCAAGCCCGGGCCGGCCGAGCGCCTGTCGGCCAACGACATCGCCGACGTGGCCCTGCGCCTCGACCGGCCGGTGGCGGTGGACGCCTACGCGGAGAACCGCGAGACCGGCAGCCTGATCCTGATCGACCGCGAGACCACCGACACGGCGGCCCTCGGGCTGGTCCTGGCGCCGAAGGCGGAGGCCGCGCAGGCGGCGACGCCCGGTGCGGCGACCGGTGCGGCGACCGGTGCGAAGCCCGCGGAAGGGGCCGGGATCCTCGCCCGTCTCGGTCGCCTGTTCGGGCGCTGA
- a CDS encoding NADPH-dependent assimilatory sulfite reductase hemoprotein subunit: protein MDDHSPRDAAETPAPGPAATPAKRVYETPPTSRPITDAEAARAEKLAANEHIKIASGYLRGTLADGLLKHATGAISEDDGQLVKFHGMYLQDDRDLRPERTKKKLDKAYSFMIRLRIAGGVITPKQWLILDDIARTYAGGALRATTRQTFQYHGVIKSNLKRTMAAIDGALLDTIAACGDVNRNVMAATNPAQTGAHKAAYQLAKDISDSLLPKTSAWREIWLDGERVVGGEDEAEVEPVYGRTYLPRKFKTVVAVPPSNEVDIFAHDLGFIAILDKKNQVTGWNVTVGGGMGMTHGEPDTFPRTADVMGFVKPEDALKVAEAVMTVQRDWGNRKNRKNARLKYTIERYGLDAFRAEVEKRVGKKLGAPKPFTFTGNGDRYGWVEGDDGRHHLTLYVPSGRIKDIDGGPQFLSGLRRIAEVHQGDFRLTGNQNVIIANVPAEKRAEIDALVDEYGLTRGASALRRSSLACVALPTCGLALAESERYLPDLMTELEESLASHGLAEEEITIRSTGCPNGCARPFISEIGLVGRGPERYHLYLGAAHDGSRLSKLYKEDVAASEIRDTLDPLFADYARGRQPGEHFGDYLIRAGHVARTTNGPDFHDRTGALKPATLG, encoded by the coding sequence ATGGACGACCACAGCCCCCGCGACGCCGCCGAGACCCCGGCCCCCGGCCCTGCCGCCACACCGGCCAAGCGCGTCTACGAGACCCCGCCGACCTCCCGCCCGATCACGGATGCCGAGGCCGCGCGCGCGGAGAAACTCGCCGCGAACGAGCACATCAAGATCGCCAGCGGCTACCTCCGCGGCACGCTGGCGGACGGGCTCCTGAAGCACGCCACCGGGGCGATCTCGGAGGATGACGGGCAGCTCGTGAAGTTCCACGGGATGTACCTGCAGGACGACCGCGACCTGCGCCCCGAGCGGACCAAGAAGAAGCTCGACAAGGCCTACAGCTTCATGATCCGCCTGCGCATCGCCGGCGGCGTCATCACCCCGAAGCAGTGGCTGATCCTCGACGACATCGCCCGGACCTACGCGGGCGGGGCGCTGCGCGCGACCACGCGCCAGACCTTCCAGTACCACGGCGTGATCAAGTCGAACCTGAAGCGCACGATGGCCGCCATCGACGGCGCGCTGCTCGACACGATCGCGGCCTGCGGCGACGTCAACCGCAACGTCATGGCGGCGACGAACCCGGCCCAGACCGGCGCCCACAAGGCCGCCTACCAGCTCGCCAAGGACATCTCCGACTCGCTGCTGCCGAAGACCAGCGCGTGGCGCGAGATCTGGCTCGACGGCGAGCGCGTGGTCGGCGGCGAGGACGAGGCCGAGGTCGAGCCGGTCTACGGCCGGACCTACCTGCCGCGGAAGTTCAAGACCGTCGTGGCGGTGCCGCCCTCCAACGAGGTCGACATCTTCGCCCACGACCTCGGCTTCATCGCGATCCTCGACAAGAAGAACCAGGTCACCGGCTGGAACGTCACGGTGGGCGGCGGCATGGGCATGACCCACGGCGAGCCCGACACCTTCCCGCGCACCGCCGACGTGATGGGCTTCGTGAAGCCCGAGGACGCCCTGAAGGTCGCGGAAGCCGTGATGACGGTCCAGCGCGACTGGGGCAACCGCAAGAACCGCAAGAACGCCCGGCTCAAGTACACGATCGAGCGCTACGGCCTCGACGCCTTCCGGGCCGAGGTGGAGAAGCGGGTCGGCAAGAAGCTCGGCGCGCCCAAGCCCTTCACCTTCACGGGCAACGGCGACCGCTACGGCTGGGTCGAGGGCGACGACGGCCGCCACCACCTGACGCTCTACGTGCCCTCGGGCCGGATCAAGGACATCGACGGCGGCCCGCAATTCCTCTCGGGTCTGCGCCGCATCGCCGAGGTCCACCAGGGCGATTTCCGCCTGACCGGCAACCAGAACGTGATCATCGCCAACGTCCCGGCCGAGAAGCGCGCCGAGATCGACGCCCTCGTCGATGAGTACGGCCTGACCCGGGGCGCGAGCGCGCTCCGGCGCAGCTCGCTCGCCTGCGTGGCCCTGCCGACCTGCGGCCTCGCGCTGGCCGAGAGCGAGCGCTACCTGCCGGACCTGATGACCGAGCTGGAGGAGAGCCTCGCGTCCCACGGGCTCGCCGAGGAGGAGATCACGATCCGCTCCACCGGCTGCCCGAACGGATGCGCCCGGCCGTTCATCTCCGAGATCGGCCTCGTGGGCCGCGGCCCCGAGCGCTATCACCTCTATCTCGGCGCGGCCCACGACGGCTCGCGGCTGAGCAAGCTCTACAAGGAGGACGTGGCGGCCTCCGAGATCCGCGACACCCTCGACCCGCTGTTCGCCGACTACGCGAGGGGCCGGCAGCCGGGCGAGCATTTCGGCGACTACCTGATCCGCGCCGGCCACGTAGCCCGCACCACCAACGGCCCGGACTTCCACGACCGGACCGGCGCCCTCAAGCCGGCCACGCTCGGCTGA
- a CDS encoding PepSY-associated TM helix domain-containing protein, protein MTLPIPSLRTLLFRLHWALGLTAGLVLALMGLTGALMSYEEAVTAFANRDRLEVAPAGRTALAPAALAARIDAQAGGRVANVLTLSDDPRASVHVRFARDPETRARPPAAYADPYDGALLGPVRLEGAFTTVRDLHRWLLLPGGSKGWGRTVTGACTLALLAFLATGLYLRWPRIHRWRIWLKPALSRPGRPRWWSLHAVVGTWLLPVYLVIALSGLTWSYPWFKDGATRLLAGAPDAAKPAGRRAAGKPADPAVSGPAVDRAWADFRARTGAEAGTAVLTLPGADTKAIRIRWLPKGVDAPSARNEDRYDPATGALLASERAADAPLGRRLLDNVLEVHRGRFFGDLVALLFCLAALAMPGFAATGLTLYVLRRRAGARRRAVEAGAPAGAVRTASP, encoded by the coding sequence ATGACGCTGCCGATTCCCTCCCTCCGGACCCTGCTCTTCCGCCTGCACTGGGCGCTCGGCCTCACCGCCGGCCTCGTCCTCGCCCTGATGGGCCTGACCGGGGCGCTGATGAGCTACGAGGAGGCGGTCACCGCCTTCGCCAACCGCGACCGGCTCGAGGTCGCGCCCGCCGGGCGGACGGCGCTGGCCCCCGCGGCGCTGGCGGCGCGGATCGACGCGCAGGCGGGCGGCCGCGTCGCCAACGTGCTGACCCTGTCGGACGACCCGCGCGCGAGCGTCCACGTCCGCTTCGCCCGCGATCCCGAGACCCGCGCGCGGCCGCCCGCCGCCTACGCCGACCCCTACGACGGCGCGCTGCTCGGCCCGGTGCGGCTGGAGGGCGCCTTCACGACGGTGCGGGACCTGCACCGCTGGCTGCTGCTGCCCGGCGGGTCGAAGGGCTGGGGCCGCACGGTGACGGGCGCCTGCACCCTGGCGCTGCTGGCCTTCCTGGCGACCGGCCTCTACCTGCGCTGGCCCCGGATCCACCGCTGGCGGATCTGGCTGAAGCCGGCCCTGTCGCGGCCCGGCCGGCCGCGCTGGTGGTCGCTGCACGCCGTGGTCGGGACGTGGCTCCTGCCGGTCTACCTGGTCATCGCGCTGAGCGGCCTGACGTGGTCCTACCCGTGGTTCAAGGACGGCGCGACGCGGCTGCTCGCGGGCGCTCCGGACGCCGCGAAGCCGGCCGGCCGCAGGGCCGCCGGAAAGCCGGCCGATCCCGCCGTCAGCGGCCCGGCCGTCGACCGCGCCTGGGCGGATTTCCGCGCGCGGACCGGCGCGGAGGCCGGCACGGCGGTCCTGACCCTCCCGGGCGCCGACACGAAGGCGATCCGCATCCGCTGGCTGCCGAAGGGCGTCGACGCGCCGAGCGCCCGCAACGAGGACCGCTACGATCCCGCCACGGGCGCCCTGCTGGCCTCCGAGCGGGCCGCAGACGCGCCGCTGGGCCGGCGCCTCCTGGACAACGTCCTGGAGGTGCATCGCGGCCGCTTCTTCGGCGACCTCGTCGCGCTGCTGTTCTGCCTCGCGGCGCTGGCCATGCCGGGTTTCGCGGCGACCGGCCTGACGCTCTACGTCCTGCGCCGCCGCGCCGGGGCCCGCCGGAGGGCCGTCGAAGCCGGGGCGCCGGCGGGCGCCGTCCGAACGGCGAGCCCCTGA
- a CDS encoding phosphoadenylyl-sulfate reductase has protein sequence MTRPDRQAADSLAERLSGLDLPGRLHLIAAEIPGRLVFTTSLGVEDQALTHALAMAGLAKGRVEIVTLDTGRLFAETYDTWTETESAYGIRITAYAPERAAAEEFVRAEGINGFRRSVAARQACCGFRKVEPLGRALAGASGWLTGLRAGQSANRAATPLAALDAERGLIKLNPLADWSREQVDRFVRDNFVPYNVLHDRGFPSIGCAPCTRAVRLGEPERAGRWWWEQEDKKECGLHVGRPGASVQPGQEPAILEPAAFETTPNQTPRQPEFAR, from the coding sequence ATGACCCGTCCGGACCGACAGGCGGCCGACTCCCTCGCGGAGCGGCTGTCCGGGCTCGACCTTCCAGGCCGCCTCCACCTGATCGCCGCGGAGATCCCCGGCCGCCTCGTCTTCACGACGAGCCTCGGGGTCGAGGATCAGGCACTCACCCACGCCCTAGCCATGGCGGGCCTCGCGAAGGGGCGCGTCGAGATCGTCACCCTGGATACCGGCCGCCTCTTCGCCGAGACCTACGACACCTGGACCGAGACCGAATCGGCCTACGGCATCCGGATCACCGCCTACGCGCCCGAGCGCGCGGCCGCGGAGGAATTCGTGCGGGCCGAGGGCATCAACGGCTTCCGGCGCTCGGTCGCCGCCCGGCAGGCCTGCTGCGGCTTCCGCAAGGTCGAGCCGCTCGGCCGCGCGCTCGCCGGCGCGAGCGGCTGGCTCACCGGGCTGCGGGCCGGCCAGTCGGCCAACCGCGCCGCGACGCCGCTCGCCGCGCTCGACGCGGAGCGCGGCCTGATCAAGCTGAACCCGCTCGCCGACTGGTCGCGGGAGCAGGTCGACCGCTTCGTGCGCGACAATTTCGTGCCCTACAACGTCCTGCACGATCGCGGATTCCCGTCGATCGGCTGCGCCCCCTGCACCCGGGCCGTGAGGCTCGGCGAGCCGGAGCGGGCCGGCCGCTGGTGGTGGGAGCAGGAAGACAAGAAGGAGTGCGGCCTGCACGTCGGACGCCCCGGCGCGTCGGTGCAGCCGGGCCAGGAGCCCGCAATCCTCGAGCCCGCCGCCTTCGAGACCACCCCGAATCAGACACCCCGCCAGCCGGAGTTCGCCCGATGA
- the cysD gene encoding sulfate adenylyltransferase subunit CysD — MSAALAAAVQPSAPASAQTADRLSHLKRLEAEAIHIFRETVAETENPVMLYSIGKDSSVLLHLALKAFAPGRLPFPLLHVDTTWKFREMIAFRDARAKELGLDLLVHTNPDGLARGVGPVSHGSEVHTDVMKTQALRQALDKHKFDAAFGGARRDEEASRAKERIISLRTAQHRWDPKRQRAEPWHLYNLKKKRGESLRVFPLSNWTELDIWLYIEQENIPIVPLYFAQERPVVEREGQLIMVDDERLPLEPGETPQQRLVRFRTLGCYPLTGAVESDAATLPEIIGETLAARTSERQGRVIDKDGAGAMERKKQEGYF; from the coding sequence ATGAGCGCCGCCCTCGCCGCCGCCGTGCAGCCGAGCGCCCCCGCGTCCGCACAGACCGCCGACCGCCTCAGCCACCTCAAGCGGCTGGAGGCCGAGGCCATCCACATCTTCCGGGAGACGGTCGCCGAGACCGAGAACCCGGTGATGCTCTACTCGATCGGCAAGGATTCCTCGGTCCTGCTGCACCTCGCCCTCAAGGCCTTCGCGCCCGGGCGGCTGCCGTTCCCGCTGCTCCACGTCGACACCACGTGGAAGTTCCGCGAGATGATCGCCTTCCGCGACGCCCGGGCGAAGGAGCTCGGCCTCGACCTTCTCGTCCACACCAACCCCGACGGGCTCGCCCGCGGCGTCGGCCCGGTGAGCCACGGCTCCGAGGTCCACACCGACGTGATGAAGACGCAGGCCCTGCGGCAGGCGCTCGACAAGCACAAGTTCGACGCCGCCTTCGGCGGCGCCCGCCGCGACGAGGAGGCGAGCCGCGCCAAGGAGCGGATCATCTCCTTGCGCACCGCGCAGCACCGCTGGGACCCGAAGCGCCAGCGCGCCGAGCCCTGGCACCTCTACAATCTCAAGAAGAAGCGCGGCGAGTCCCTGCGGGTCTTCCCGCTGTCGAACTGGACCGAGCTCGACATCTGGCTCTACATCGAGCAGGAAAACATTCCGATCGTGCCGCTCTACTTCGCCCAGGAGCGGCCGGTGGTGGAGCGCGAGGGCCAGCTGATCATGGTCGACGACGAGCGGCTGCCGCTCGAGCCCGGCGAGACCCCGCAGCAGCGCCTCGTCCGCTTCCGCACGCTCGGCTGCTACCCGCTGACCGGCGCGGTGGAGAGCGACGCCGCGACGCTCCCCGAGATCATCGGCGAGACGCTCGCCGCCCGCACCTCGGAGCGCCAGGGCCGGGTGATCGACAAGGACGGGGCCGGCGCCATGGAGCGCAAGAAGCAGGAGGGGTACTTCTGA
- a CDS encoding TonB-dependent siderophore receptor, with the protein MSAARIDVVDRIKYCRSRLNFCSTGLATSLLLLAPTEIRAQSEPVADEVVLSELSVAGTGPVSERADGPVVGYRATRSATATRTDTPVRDSPQSINVVPRSVITDQQDLRLTDAVTNVSNVVLGSTVQGRSQNYLIRGFSTQVFAVDGVLVDPAINFYPVTRDLVDAERVEVIKGPASVLFGRGDPGGVINIVTRRPTFEPTADASVQGGSFGFRRFQGSVSSALPAVEGLAARLSFAAQEDPTFRNYGGDTNRRVFVAPAFSWTPSADTRVYVNSEFTNQHTQYDEGLVAFRGRVPLDNIGRFYGEPSSRYFGAFNTITMRAEHDVNENLTLRQVIAGQWGTFDVFAARALSVNNAGTLLSRREATVNSRFAAVDSQTEAVMKFDTFGFAHTALLGLEYSNGFRHAFSQQGNLAPVSFLNPMFGAAFQPLQFQADLKQKLEVFGLYAQDQIVLAPGLQLVVGARFDLGSQYYFNRQPASRTQPPEQTLFGASPRVGLIYRPFEPLTFYASYATSFLPQTASVLNVASPPPSTGEQVEAGTRVDLTPGLTLSAAAFQIVRDNVAATDPRNPTFSVITGQQRSRGVEADLAGEILPGWSIIGSVGLIDARITKDTTFAVGNRLAGVPVFSGSLWTTYAFQDGPLRGLGLGLGVTHVGRRYGDLDNSFTVGAYNRLDALVYYDFDAHWRLSVNMRNLTNARYIEAPTNATNNTPGAPFTVLATITARL; encoded by the coding sequence ATGTCTGCCGCCCGGATCGACGTCGTCGATCGCATCAAATACTGCCGGTCGCGCCTGAATTTCTGCAGCACTGGGCTCGCGACGTCGCTCCTTCTGCTCGCGCCGACAGAGATCCGCGCGCAATCCGAGCCGGTCGCCGACGAGGTCGTTCTCTCCGAACTCAGTGTTGCGGGCACGGGCCCCGTCAGCGAGCGGGCCGACGGTCCCGTCGTCGGCTACCGGGCGACGCGCTCCGCGACCGCCACGCGCACCGACACGCCGGTGCGCGACTCGCCGCAATCGATCAACGTCGTGCCCCGTTCGGTGATCACCGACCAGCAGGACCTGCGGCTGACCGATGCCGTGACCAACGTCAGCAACGTGGTTCTCGGCAGCACGGTGCAGGGACGGTCGCAGAACTACCTGATCCGCGGCTTCTCCACGCAGGTCTTCGCCGTCGACGGCGTGCTGGTCGATCCGGCCATCAACTTCTACCCGGTGACGCGCGACCTCGTGGATGCGGAGCGCGTCGAGGTGATCAAGGGACCGGCCTCGGTGCTGTTCGGGCGGGGAGATCCCGGCGGCGTCATCAACATCGTGACCCGCCGGCCGACATTCGAGCCCACGGCCGACGCGAGTGTTCAGGGTGGCAGCTTCGGCTTCCGGCGCTTCCAGGGCTCCGTGTCGAGCGCGCTGCCCGCCGTCGAAGGACTCGCCGCGCGCCTGAGCTTCGCCGCCCAGGAGGATCCGACCTTCCGCAATTACGGCGGCGACACCAACCGGCGCGTCTTCGTGGCGCCGGCCTTCAGCTGGACGCCGAGCGCCGACACCCGGGTCTACGTGAACTCGGAATTCACCAACCAGCACACCCAGTACGACGAGGGGCTGGTGGCCTTCCGCGGCCGCGTCCCGCTCGACAACATCGGCCGGTTCTACGGTGAGCCGTCCTCGCGCTACTTCGGCGCCTTCAACACGATCACCATGCGGGCCGAGCACGACGTCAACGAGAACCTGACGCTCCGGCAGGTCATCGCCGGGCAATGGGGCACGTTCGACGTGTTCGCGGCCCGTGCCCTATCGGTCAACAATGCCGGCACGCTGCTGAGCCGGCGCGAAGCCACGGTCAACTCGCGCTTCGCCGCGGTCGACAGCCAGACCGAGGCCGTGATGAAGTTCGACACCTTCGGCTTCGCCCATACGGCGCTCCTCGGGCTCGAGTACTCGAACGGCTTCCGCCACGCCTTCTCCCAGCAGGGCAACCTCGCCCCGGTCAGCTTCCTCAACCCGATGTTCGGCGCGGCCTTCCAGCCGCTCCAGTTCCAGGCCGACCTGAAGCAGAAGCTGGAGGTGTTCGGGCTCTACGCCCAGGACCAGATCGTGCTCGCGCCGGGCTTGCAGCTCGTCGTCGGGGCCCGGTTCGATCTCGGCAGCCAGTACTATTTCAACCGCCAGCCGGCCTCGCGGACCCAGCCGCCCGAGCAGACCCTGTTCGGCGCCTCGCCGCGGGTCGGACTGATCTACCGGCCGTTCGAGCCGCTGACCTTCTACGCGAGCTACGCCACGTCGTTCCTGCCGCAGACCGCCAGCGTGCTGAACGTGGCGAGCCCCCCGCCCAGCACGGGCGAGCAGGTCGAGGCCGGCACCCGGGTCGATCTCACGCCCGGCCTGACCCTGAGCGCGGCCGCCTTCCAGATCGTCCGGGACAACGTCGCGGCCACCGACCCGCGCAATCCCACCTTCTCGGTCATCACCGGCCAGCAGCGGTCGCGGGGTGTCGAGGCCGATCTCGCCGGTGAGATCCTGCCCGGGTGGAGCATCATCGGCAGCGTCGGCCTGATCGACGCGCGGATCACCAAGGACACGACCTTCGCGGTCGGCAACCGGCTCGCCGGCGTGCCGGTGTTCAGCGGCAGCCTGTGGACGACCTACGCGTTCCAGGACGGCCCGCTGCGCGGGCTCGGGCTCGGGCTCGGCGTCACCCATGTCGGCCGACGCTACGGCGACCTCGACAACAGCTTCACCGTGGGCGCCTACAACCGGCTCGACGCGCTCGTGTACTACGATTTCGACGCCCACTGGCGCCTGTCGGTGAACATGCGCAACCTGACGAACGCGCGCTACATCGAGGCGCCGACCAACGCGACCAACAACACCCCCGGGGCGCCGTTCACGGTGCTGGCGACGATCACCGCCCGGCTCTGA
- a CDS encoding diflavin oxidoreductase: MSRPNLLPRTAPFGDGERASLDAVLGTASPTQRAWLAGFLAGLDAAGGQPAAVPAAPPKAAAPLTVIYASESGNSEALAGNVAKLARKQGFKPKVVDFSDLDVATLPKAGKLIAIAATWGEGEPPARAVRAYGELMGEGAPRLDGVEFAVLSLGDTSYAEFCAIGKALDARFEALGAKRAAERADLDLDFEKPAADWIKGALKALAPAEQPDNVVAVDFARAGAGEDDEAEPSREPLVVEVVEHVNLNSSRSDKETIHLALAFEDGAPAYEPGDSLEIFPENDPQLVDEILNAAGLAGDEALRRALLAERDITTLSAATIERFVKATGHADAQTLIDSGEAKAWVEGRHLIDLLETYPAKLTAEHIGTITRPLPPRAYSIASSRKEVGDEVHLAIAAVRYETHGRARSGVASVHVADRIRDGAKLRVRLKPNRHFRLPQDPATDIIMVGPGTGVAPFRAFVQERRAVEAPGRSWLFFGDRHFTHDFLYQLEWQDALEDGSLTKIDVAFSRDQPEKVYVQDRITQHAQELVSWLDGGAHLYVCGDAKNMAKDVRAAVVKAYETAKSLSAADAEAQVAALERSHRYQQDVY; this comes from the coding sequence ATGTCCCGCCCCAATCTCCTCCCGCGCACCGCCCCGTTCGGGGACGGCGAGCGCGCCAGCCTCGACGCGGTGCTCGGCACCGCGAGCCCCACGCAGCGCGCCTGGCTCGCCGGCTTCCTGGCCGGGCTCGACGCCGCGGGCGGCCAGCCGGCCGCGGTGCCGGCCGCCCCGCCCAAGGCCGCCGCGCCGCTCACCGTGATCTACGCCAGCGAATCGGGGAACTCCGAGGCGCTCGCCGGCAACGTCGCCAAGCTCGCGCGCAAGCAGGGCTTCAAGCCGAAGGTCGTGGACTTCTCCGACCTCGACGTCGCGACCCTGCCCAAGGCCGGCAAGCTGATCGCCATCGCGGCGACCTGGGGCGAGGGCGAGCCGCCGGCCCGGGCCGTGCGGGCCTACGGCGAGTTGATGGGGGAGGGCGCCCCGCGCCTCGACGGCGTCGAGTTCGCGGTCCTGTCGCTCGGCGACACCTCCTACGCGGAGTTCTGCGCCATCGGTAAGGCGCTCGACGCGCGCTTCGAGGCCCTGGGGGCTAAGCGCGCCGCCGAGCGCGCCGACCTCGACCTCGACTTCGAGAAGCCCGCCGCCGACTGGATCAAGGGCGCGCTGAAGGCGCTCGCCCCGGCGGAGCAGCCCGACAACGTCGTGGCGGTGGACTTCGCCCGCGCCGGCGCCGGCGAGGACGACGAGGCCGAGCCGAGCCGCGAGCCCCTGGTGGTCGAGGTCGTCGAGCACGTGAACCTCAACTCGTCGCGCTCCGACAAGGAGACGATCCACCTCGCGCTGGCCTTCGAGGACGGCGCGCCGGCCTACGAGCCGGGCGACTCGCTGGAGATCTTCCCCGAGAACGACCCGCAGCTGGTGGACGAGATCCTGAACGCCGCCGGTCTCGCGGGCGACGAGGCCCTGCGCCGGGCCCTGCTCGCCGAGCGGGACATCACCACGCTCTCGGCCGCCACGATCGAGCGGTTCGTGAAGGCCACCGGCCACGCGGACGCGCAGACGCTCATCGACAGCGGCGAGGCCAAGGCCTGGGTCGAGGGCCGGCACCTGATCGACTTGCTGGAGACCTACCCGGCGAAGCTCACGGCCGAGCATATCGGCACGATCACCCGGCCGCTGCCGCCGCGGGCCTACTCGATCGCCTCCTCCCGCAAGGAGGTGGGCGACGAGGTCCACCTCGCCATCGCGGCGGTGCGCTACGAGACCCACGGCCGGGCCCGCTCGGGCGTCGCCTCGGTCCACGTCGCCGACCGGATCCGCGACGGCGCCAAGCTGCGGGTGCGGCTGAAGCCGAACCGCCACTTCCGCCTGCCGCAGGATCCGGCCACCGACATCATCATGGTCGGCCCCGGCACCGGCGTCGCGCCGTTCCGCGCCTTCGTGCAGGAGCGCCGGGCCGTGGAAGCCCCCGGGCGGTCGTGGCTGTTCTTCGGCGACCGGCACTTCACCCACGACTTCCTGTACCAGCTCGAGTGGCAGGACGCCCTGGAGGACGGGTCGCTCACCAAGATCGACGTCGCCTTCTCGCGGGACCAGCCGGAGAAGGTCTACGTGCAGGACCGGATCACCCAGCACGCGCAGGAGCTGGTCTCCTGGCTGGACGGGGGCGCGCATCTCTACGTCTGCGGCGACGCGAAGAACATGGCCAAGGACGTGCGCGCCGCGGTCGTGAAGGCCTACGAGACGGCCAAGAGCCTGAGCGCCGCCGACGCCGAGGCGCAGGTCGCGGCTCTGGAGCGCAGCCACCGCTACCAGCAGGACGTTTACTGA